One Mycolicibacter sp. MU0083 DNA window includes the following coding sequences:
- a CDS encoding ABC transporter ATP-binding protein — protein MTAEPSRADARALLWSLLRPYRPAALLLILAILVENAARLAVPLLAQRGIDRGIPPIATDGSTRQLAVIMALLAAAVLTQAVSRMAFLQGSGRIGQRMLLELRRRVFRQFQRLDVGFHERYTSGWVVSRLTNDVDAIQEMLLTGFDGLVGAILTLIGTSVLLVVLDWRLGLMCLTAFPVLMLLLRWFRSESAKNYTAVREHAARVIVQFTETMTGIKAVQAYRRAERNQQIFAGVADGYRAVNEKAFRLVAVFAPGVKLVGNLTTGVVLLYGGWRVLHGHMTIGTFTAFLLYLRMFFEPMQGISEFLNTFSSATSALQKLAGVLAEKPAVAEPADPAAVPGEVTGRIDLHAVHFGYRADHPVLDGMSLSIPAGQTVALVGSTGAGKSTIAKLIARFYDPGSGTVALDGVDLRTLPQAALRRHIVMVTQENFLFSGTVADNIRFGRPEATDAEVIAAAAGVGADGFIAALPDGFATDVGKRGSRLSAGQRQLVAFARAFLADPAVLILDEATSSLDIPGERMVQQALRGVLAGRTALVIAHRLSTVEIADRVLVIEDGRIVEDGPPAELIRAEGHYAALHDAWLRSLA, from the coding sequence GTGACGGCCGAGCCGAGCCGGGCCGACGCGCGGGCCCTGCTGTGGTCGCTGCTGCGCCCGTACCGGCCGGCGGCACTGCTGCTGATCCTGGCGATCCTGGTGGAGAACGCCGCCCGGCTGGCGGTTCCGCTGCTGGCCCAGCGGGGTATCGACCGGGGCATCCCGCCGATCGCGACGGACGGCTCCACCCGGCAGCTCGCGGTGATCATGGCCCTGTTGGCCGCGGCGGTCCTCACCCAGGCCGTCAGCAGGATGGCGTTCCTGCAGGGATCGGGCAGGATCGGCCAACGGATGCTGCTGGAACTGCGCCGACGGGTGTTCCGGCAGTTCCAGCGCCTCGACGTCGGATTCCACGAGCGCTACACCTCGGGGTGGGTGGTCAGCAGGCTGACCAACGACGTCGACGCGATCCAGGAGATGCTGCTGACCGGGTTCGACGGCCTGGTCGGCGCGATCCTCACGCTGATCGGCACGTCGGTGCTGCTGGTGGTGCTGGACTGGCGGCTGGGCCTGATGTGCCTGACCGCGTTTCCGGTGCTGATGCTGTTGCTGCGCTGGTTCCGGTCGGAGTCGGCGAAGAACTACACCGCCGTGCGCGAACACGCCGCCCGGGTGATCGTGCAGTTCACCGAGACCATGACCGGGATCAAAGCGGTGCAGGCCTACCGTCGCGCGGAGCGCAACCAGCAGATCTTCGCGGGCGTCGCCGACGGCTACCGGGCGGTGAACGAGAAGGCGTTCCGGCTGGTCGCGGTCTTCGCGCCGGGCGTCAAACTGGTCGGCAACCTCACCACCGGGGTGGTGCTGCTGTACGGGGGCTGGCGGGTGCTGCACGGCCACATGACGATCGGGACGTTCACCGCGTTCCTGCTCTATCTGCGGATGTTCTTCGAACCGATGCAGGGCATCAGCGAATTCCTCAACACCTTCTCCTCGGCGACATCGGCGCTGCAGAAGCTGGCCGGGGTACTGGCCGAGAAACCCGCCGTCGCCGAACCGGCCGACCCCGCGGCGGTACCCGGCGAGGTGACCGGCCGGATCGACCTGCACGCCGTGCACTTCGGCTATCGCGCCGACCACCCGGTGCTGGACGGCATGTCGCTGAGCATCCCGGCCGGGCAGACCGTGGCGCTGGTCGGCAGCACCGGGGCCGGCAAATCGACCATCGCCAAACTGATCGCCCGGTTCTACGACCCCGGTTCCGGGACGGTGGCCCTCGACGGGGTCGACCTGCGGACGCTGCCGCAGGCGGCGCTGCGCCGGCACATCGTGATGGTCACCCAGGAGAACTTCCTGTTCTCCGGCACGGTCGCCGACAACATCCGGTTCGGCCGCCCCGAGGCCACCGACGCCGAGGTGATCGCCGCCGCGGCCGGCGTGGGCGCCGACGGCTTCATCGCCGCGCTGCCCGACGGCTTCGCCACCGATGTCGGCAAGCGCGGCAGTCGGCTCTCGGCCGGCCAACGCCAACTGGTCGCGTTCGCCCGTGCCTTCCTGGCCGACCCGGCGGTGCTGATCCTCGACGAGGCCACCTCGTCGCTGGACATTCCCGGTGAGCGGATGGTGCAGCAGGCGCTGCGCGGCGTCCTGGCCGGCCGGACCGCGCTGGTGATCGCCCACCGGCTCTCCACGGTCGAGATCGCCGACCGGGTCCTGGTGATCGAGGACGGACGCATCGTCGAGGACGGCCCGCCCGCCGAGCTGATCCGGGCCGAGGGGCATTACGCGGCGCTGCACGACGCCTGGCTGCGCTCACTGGCCTGA
- a CDS encoding ABC transporter ATP-binding protein, with protein MVTVAVLSLVATVTIPLMTKTVIDGPVSHRDQPGLWVLGTAATALGVVEALLVFTRRWLVAPTTMGVEADIRKDLYARLQILPMTFHGRWQSGQLLSRIMNDLSAVRRFLSFVVVFLVLNTVHIVTVTLILLVLYWPLGVVVCASLVPVMLAVHHFRRQYTRLTRQAQDQAGQVATVVEESAAGVRTVKAFGREEHLFARFDAQAEALRDLGIAKVMVSSKFWTLLGVIPNVTLIGVLSVGAYAVGHQLITIGTLVAFVTLMLSLIWPLSSLGFLLSSTHEAMTAADRITEIFDAPVTITDGDDPVPPSGRLELRDVGFRFGDFPDSPWVLRGVDLTVERGETLAVVGATGSGKSVLAMLLSRLYDVAEGQILIGGRDIRTLTLGALRSAVVTAFDDPTLFSMSVAENLRLGRPDADDTDLARAIATASAGFVYELPHGLDTRIGEQGMSLSGGQRQRLSLARALVAAPTVLVLDDTLSALDVHTEAAVTEALRRTLRSGPEPITALVVANRASTIALADRVALLEGGAVTAIGTHAELLAGVPQYRYLLAADDELDDGAEHLAEWARR; from the coding sequence ATGGTGACGGTCGCGGTGCTCAGCCTGGTCGCCACCGTGACGATCCCGCTGATGACCAAGACCGTCATCGACGGGCCGGTGTCGCACCGCGATCAACCCGGCCTGTGGGTGCTGGGTACCGCGGCCACCGCGCTGGGGGTCGTCGAGGCGCTGCTGGTGTTCACCCGCCGCTGGCTGGTCGCGCCCACCACCATGGGCGTGGAAGCCGACATCCGCAAGGACCTCTACGCCCGGCTGCAGATCCTGCCGATGACCTTCCACGGCCGCTGGCAATCCGGGCAGCTGCTGTCGCGGATCATGAACGACCTGTCCGCGGTGCGGCGTTTCCTGTCGTTCGTGGTGGTGTTCCTGGTCCTCAACACCGTGCACATCGTGACGGTGACGCTCATCCTGCTGGTGCTCTACTGGCCGCTCGGGGTGGTGGTGTGCGCCTCGCTGGTCCCGGTGATGCTGGCCGTCCACCACTTCCGGCGCCAATACACCCGGCTGACCCGTCAAGCACAGGACCAGGCCGGGCAGGTGGCCACCGTGGTCGAGGAGTCGGCGGCCGGCGTGCGCACCGTCAAGGCGTTCGGCCGTGAGGAGCATCTGTTCGCCCGATTCGACGCCCAGGCCGAGGCCCTGCGCGACCTCGGCATCGCCAAGGTGATGGTGTCGTCGAAGTTCTGGACGCTGCTGGGGGTGATCCCCAATGTGACGCTGATCGGGGTGCTCTCGGTCGGCGCGTATGCGGTCGGGCACCAGCTGATCACCATCGGCACCCTGGTCGCGTTCGTCACGCTGATGCTGTCGCTGATCTGGCCGCTGTCGTCGCTGGGCTTTCTGCTGTCGTCCACCCACGAGGCGATGACCGCCGCCGACCGCATCACCGAGATCTTCGACGCGCCGGTGACGATCACCGACGGCGACGACCCGGTGCCGCCGTCGGGACGACTCGAACTGCGTGACGTCGGATTCCGGTTCGGCGACTTCCCGGACAGCCCGTGGGTGCTGCGCGGGGTCGACCTCACCGTCGAGCGCGGGGAGACCCTGGCGGTGGTGGGGGCCACCGGTTCGGGGAAGTCGGTGCTGGCGATGCTGCTGTCGCGGCTCTACGACGTCGCCGAGGGGCAGATCCTGATCGGTGGGCGCGATATCCGCACCCTCACGCTGGGGGCCCTGCGTTCGGCGGTGGTCACCGCCTTCGACGATCCCACGCTGTTCTCCATGTCGGTGGCGGAGAACCTGCGACTCGGCCGGCCCGACGCCGACGACACCGACCTGGCCCGGGCGATAGCGACGGCATCGGCGGGCTTCGTCTACGAGCTGCCGCACGGCCTCGACACCCGGATCGGCGAGCAGGGCATGAGCCTGTCCGGCGGGCAGCGGCAGCGGCTGTCGCTGGCCCGGGCGCTGGTGGCCGCACCGACGGTGCTGGTACTCGACGACACCCTGTCGGCGCTGGACGTGCACACCGAGGCCGCCGTCACCGAAGCATTGCGCCGGACCCTGCGGTCCGGACCCGAACCCATCACCGCGCTGGTGGTGGCCAACCGGGCCTCCACCATCGCGTTGGCCGACCGGGTGGCGCTGCTCGAAGGCGGGGCTGTCACCGCGATCGGCACGCATGCCGAACTACTGGCCGGCGTGCCGCAGTACCGCTACCTGTTGGCCGCCGACGACGAACTCGACGACGGCGCCGAACACCTCGCCGAGTGGGCACGCCGGTGA
- a CDS encoding DMT family transporter, which produces MIGSPAAQGLALASATSFGVSDFVGGVASRRVAALRVVLVSTPVSMVLLGVLAVLGGGRITAGAVVLGMLGGISQALGIWWFYAALGAGPISVVSPLAAVVDASVPVCIGRVMGERPGMIAGVGITLALGAVVLISWHAGEDGGTRAGLTRGVVWLTIASGVALGMNFVFLDRTSADAGLWPLLFARAAATVLVIAVAAMTRNLRVPTGTPLRLALLIAVLDTAANITMLWALQLSLLSLASVLISLYPAATVVLAVVILRERVRPRQVAGMVLAAVAVAMITAG; this is translated from the coding sequence GTGATCGGCTCCCCGGCGGCTCAGGGTCTGGCCCTGGCGTCGGCCACCAGCTTCGGTGTCAGCGACTTCGTGGGCGGCGTCGCGTCGCGGCGGGTCGCCGCACTGCGGGTGGTGCTGGTCTCCACCCCGGTCTCGATGGTGCTGCTGGGGGTGCTCGCGGTGCTCGGCGGCGGCCGGATCACCGCGGGCGCCGTCGTGCTCGGCATGCTCGGTGGGATCAGTCAGGCGCTGGGCATCTGGTGGTTCTACGCCGCGCTCGGTGCCGGTCCCATCTCGGTGGTGTCGCCGCTGGCCGCGGTGGTCGACGCCAGTGTGCCGGTGTGCATCGGCCGGGTGATGGGGGAGCGGCCGGGGATGATCGCCGGCGTCGGCATCACCCTGGCACTGGGTGCGGTGGTGCTGATCAGCTGGCATGCCGGCGAGGACGGCGGCACCCGGGCGGGGCTGACCCGGGGCGTGGTCTGGTTGACGATCGCCTCCGGGGTGGCCCTGGGCATGAACTTCGTGTTCTTGGACCGCACCTCGGCCGATGCCGGGCTGTGGCCGTTGCTGTTCGCACGCGCCGCGGCCACCGTGCTGGTGATCGCGGTGGCGGCGATGACCCGCAATCTGCGGGTGCCGACCGGCACCCCGCTGCGGCTCGCCCTGCTGATCGCGGTGCTCGACACCGCCGCCAACATCACCATGCTGTGGGCGCTGCAGTTGTCGTTGCTGTCGCTGGCCAGCGTGTTGATCTCGCTGTATCCGGCCGCCACCGTGGTGCTGGCGGTGGTGATCCTGCGGGAGCGGGTGCGGCCCCGGCAGGTGGCCGGGATGGTGTTGGCGGCGGTGGCCGTGGCGATGATCACCGCCGGGTAG
- a CDS encoding cation-translocating P-type ATPase: MTTQRAAGLTDAEVAQRVAQGQTNDVPARAARTVPQIIRANVFTRINAILGVLLAIVVTTGSWINGLFGLLIVFNSVIGMVQEIRAKQTLDRLAIVGQAKPLVRRQSGTRQLPPADVVLGDVIELGPGDQIVVDGEMVEAADLEVDESLLTGEADAIDKGVADPVMSGSFVVAGNGAYRATRVGREAYAAQLAEEASKFTLVRSELRSGIDHILKFITYLLIPAGLLIIYTQLFTTDVGWRASVLAMVGALVPMVPEGLVLMTSLAFAVGVVRLGRRQCLVQELPAIEGLARVDVVCADKTGTLTENTMRVSQVIELGGAEGLPVRDALAALAADDARPNASIAAIAEAFPVSPDWACSARAPFKSATKWSGVSFSAHGNWVMGAPDVLLEPTSEAAAQAERIGARGLRVLLLGACDTPVDDPQAPGRVTPAALVVLEQTLRPDARGALEYFAAQGVSVKVISGDNAVSVGAVAADLGLPGDAVDARELPAEPEALAGALERHTVFGRVRPDQKRAMVHALQARDHTVAMTGDGVNDVLALKDADIGVAMGSGSSAARSVAQIVLLDNRFATLPYVVGEGRRVIGNIERVAHLFLTKTVYSVLLALLVGTVGLASALFGTEPLLYPFQPIHVTIAAWFTIGIPAFILSLAPNNEQAHSGFVRRVMSGALPAGVVVGVATFSSYLVAYRGSAATPVQQIQASTSALITLLITAGWVLAVVARPYQWWRLLLVGSCGAAYVAIFAIPLTREKFLLDPSNVALTLLALGIGALGAAAIEALWWMQAARVGGHPKLWREPAATTMAQR, encoded by the coding sequence ATGACGACGCAACGCGCCGCGGGCCTGACCGATGCCGAAGTGGCGCAGCGGGTCGCGCAGGGCCAGACCAACGATGTGCCGGCCCGCGCCGCGCGCACCGTGCCGCAGATCATCCGGGCCAACGTGTTCACCCGGATCAACGCGATCCTGGGTGTGCTGCTGGCCATCGTGGTCACCACCGGCTCCTGGATCAACGGGCTGTTCGGGCTGCTCATCGTGTTCAACAGTGTCATCGGCATGGTGCAGGAGATCCGCGCCAAACAGACACTGGACCGGCTCGCGATCGTCGGTCAGGCGAAACCCTTGGTGCGCAGGCAATCCGGGACTCGGCAACTGCCGCCCGCCGACGTGGTGCTCGGTGATGTCATCGAACTCGGCCCCGGTGACCAGATCGTCGTCGACGGTGAGATGGTGGAGGCCGCCGACCTCGAGGTCGACGAGTCGCTGCTCACCGGTGAAGCCGACGCCATCGACAAGGGGGTGGCGGACCCGGTGATGTCGGGCAGTTTCGTGGTCGCCGGCAACGGCGCCTACCGGGCTACCCGGGTCGGCCGCGAGGCGTACGCGGCGCAACTGGCCGAGGAGGCCAGCAAGTTCACCCTGGTCAGATCCGAACTGCGCAGCGGCATCGACCACATCCTGAAATTCATCACCTACCTGCTGATCCCGGCCGGGCTGCTGATCATCTACACCCAGCTGTTCACCACCGACGTGGGGTGGCGGGCGTCGGTTCTGGCGATGGTCGGTGCCCTGGTGCCGATGGTTCCCGAAGGCCTGGTGTTGATGACCTCGCTGGCGTTCGCGGTCGGCGTGGTGCGACTGGGCCGACGGCAGTGCCTGGTGCAGGAACTGCCCGCGATCGAAGGGCTGGCCCGCGTCGACGTGGTCTGCGCGGACAAGACCGGCACGCTCACCGAGAACACCATGCGGGTCTCGCAGGTCATCGAACTCGGTGGGGCCGAAGGCCTTCCGGTGCGCGATGCGCTGGCCGCCCTGGCCGCCGACGACGCACGCCCCAACGCCAGCATCGCGGCCATCGCCGAGGCGTTCCCGGTGTCGCCGGACTGGGCGTGTTCGGCTCGGGCACCGTTCAAGTCGGCCACCAAATGGAGCGGGGTCTCCTTCTCCGCGCACGGCAACTGGGTGATGGGCGCGCCCGATGTGCTGCTGGAACCGACGTCGGAGGCTGCCGCGCAGGCCGAGCGGATCGGGGCCCGCGGCCTGCGGGTCCTGCTGTTGGGCGCCTGCGATACCCCCGTCGACGACCCGCAAGCGCCGGGCCGGGTCACGCCTGCGGCGCTGGTGGTGCTCGAGCAGACACTGCGGCCCGATGCCCGGGGCGCCCTGGAATACTTCGCCGCACAGGGTGTCTCGGTGAAGGTGATCTCCGGGGACAACGCCGTGTCGGTGGGGGCGGTGGCCGCCGACCTGGGGCTGCCCGGCGACGCGGTGGACGCCCGGGAGCTGCCGGCCGAACCGGAAGCGCTGGCCGGCGCGCTGGAGCGACACACCGTGTTCGGCCGGGTGCGACCGGACCAGAAGCGCGCCATGGTGCACGCCCTGCAGGCGCGCGATCACACCGTGGCGATGACCGGCGACGGCGTCAACGACGTATTGGCGCTCAAGGACGCCGATATCGGTGTCGCGATGGGGTCCGGGAGTTCGGCGGCGCGCTCGGTGGCACAGATCGTGTTGTTGGACAACAGGTTCGCCACACTGCCCTACGTGGTGGGCGAGGGCCGCCGGGTGATCGGCAACATCGAGCGGGTGGCGCATCTGTTCCTCACCAAGACCGTGTATTCGGTGCTGCTCGCCCTGCTGGTGGGAACGGTGGGACTGGCGTCGGCGTTGTTCGGCACCGAGCCGTTGCTGTACCCGTTCCAGCCGATTCACGTCACGATCGCGGCGTGGTTCACCATCGGAATCCCGGCGTTCATCCTGTCGCTCGCGCCGAACAACGAGCAGGCACATTCCGGATTCGTCCGGCGGGTGATGAGCGGCGCGCTGCCGGCCGGCGTGGTGGTGGGTGTCGCCACGTTCTCGTCCTATCTGGTGGCCTACCGCGGCAGTGCAGCCACCCCGGTCCAGCAGATCCAAGCCTCCACCAGTGCTTTGATCACCTTGCTGATCACCGCGGGGTGGGTGCTGGCGGTGGTGGCGCGGCCCTACCAGTGGTGGCGACTGCTGCTGGTGGGCAGTTGCGGTGCGGCCTATGTGGCGATCTTCGCGATCCCGCTGACCAGGGAGAAATTCCTGCTGGATCCCTCCAACGTCGCATTGACGCTGCTCGCGCTGGGGATCGGCGCGCTCGGTGCCGCCGCCATCGAGGCGCTGTGGTGGATGCAGGCGGCCCGCGTCGGTGGGCATCCGAAGTTGTGGCGCGAGCCGGCAGCGACCACAATGGCCCAGCGATAA
- a CDS encoding carboxyl transferase domain-containing protein, producing MSRTGADELRDAVLDRDSFLSWDTEPLAVPVSTDYAADLAAARSASGRDEAVLTGEGRINGRRVAVIVSDFDFLAGSIGVAAADRITAAITRATAQRLPLLASPSSGGTRMQEGTVAFLQMVKIAAAVELHKRAHLPYLVYLRHPTTGGVFASWGSLGHVTLAEPNALVGFLGPRVYEQLYGAPFPPGVQTAENLAAHGVIDGVIPLKWLRRTCARALKVLLDDPAPPPAPPPDEPIPDIPAWDSVCATRRPDRPGVGFLLRHGATERVMLAGTGSAERGATMLLALARFGGRPAVVLGQLRGPDRLTDPVALRDARRGMALAAGLRLPLVLVIDTPGPALSVEAEEGGLAGQIAACLAELVTLEVPTVSVLLGQGSGGPALAMVPADRVLAATHGWLAPLPPEGASAIVFRDTAHAAKLSAAQGIRSVDLRADGIVDVIVGEHPDAAAEPIDFAKRMSRAIAVELHALAGVPAEQRMAARLERYRRIGLPG from the coding sequence GTGAGCCGGACCGGGGCCGACGAACTGCGCGACGCGGTACTGGACCGCGATTCCTTCCTCAGCTGGGACACCGAGCCGTTGGCCGTTCCCGTGAGCACCGACTATGCCGCCGATCTGGCGGCGGCCCGATCGGCCAGCGGCCGCGACGAGGCGGTGCTCACCGGTGAGGGACGGATCAACGGCCGCCGGGTCGCGGTGATCGTCAGCGACTTCGACTTCCTGGCCGGCTCCATCGGGGTGGCGGCCGCCGACCGGATCACCGCCGCGATCACCCGGGCCACCGCGCAGCGACTGCCGCTGCTGGCGTCGCCGAGTTCGGGCGGCACCCGGATGCAGGAGGGCACCGTCGCGTTCCTGCAGATGGTGAAGATCGCCGCCGCCGTCGAACTACACAAACGCGCACACCTGCCGTATCTGGTCTATCTGCGCCATCCCACCACCGGCGGGGTGTTCGCATCGTGGGGTTCGCTGGGGCATGTGACGCTGGCCGAGCCGAACGCGCTGGTGGGATTCCTGGGCCCGCGGGTCTACGAACAGCTCTACGGTGCCCCCTTCCCGCCGGGTGTGCAGACCGCCGAGAACCTCGCCGCGCACGGCGTGATCGACGGCGTGATCCCGCTGAAGTGGCTGCGGCGCACCTGCGCGCGGGCGCTGAAGGTGCTGCTCGACGACCCCGCTCCCCCGCCTGCACCGCCGCCGGACGAACCGATTCCCGATATCCCGGCGTGGGATTCGGTGTGCGCCACCCGGCGCCCGGACCGCCCGGGGGTGGGTTTCCTGCTGCGGCACGGTGCCACCGAACGGGTCATGCTGGCCGGCACCGGCAGTGCCGAACGCGGCGCCACCATGCTGTTGGCGTTGGCGCGCTTCGGCGGCCGGCCCGCGGTGGTGCTGGGCCAGCTGCGCGGTCCGGACCGGTTGACCGATCCGGTGGCGTTGCGCGACGCCCGCCGCGGCATGGCACTGGCCGCCGGCCTGCGGCTGCCGCTGGTGCTGGTCATCGACACTCCGGGGCCGGCGCTGTCGGTGGAGGCCGAAGAAGGGGGCCTGGCCGGGCAGATCGCGGCGTGCCTGGCCGAGCTGGTCACCCTCGAGGTGCCGACGGTGTCGGTGCTGCTGGGTCAGGGCAGCGGCGGCCCCGCCCTGGCGATGGTGCCCGCCGACCGGGTGCTGGCGGCGACGCACGGCTGGCTGGCGCCGCTGCCGCCGGAAGGTGCCAGCGCCATCGTGTTCCGCGACACCGCGCACGCCGCGAAACTCTCCGCCGCGCAAGGCATCCGGTCGGTGGACCTGCGGGCCGACGGGATCGTCGACGTGATCGTGGGCGAACACCCCGATGCCGCGGCGGAGCCGATCGACTTCGCCAAGCGGATGTCGCGGGCGATCGCCGTCGAACTGCACGCGCTGGCGGGGGTGCCCGCCGAACAGCGGATGGCGGCCCGCCTGGAGCGTTACCGGCGGATCGGCCTGCCCGGCTGA
- a CDS encoding MBL fold metallo-hydrolase, with the protein MLRGALRLAGATASLAVGGWTLRALRGTPAALGAAPSAIDAVAGRSANYRDGIFHNLERAAAVNMDREQQLLMLRELFADRVARRPAEPIPLETPEFGSEPLAITWLGHATALVEIDGYRVLTDPVWSERCSPSDAVGPRRLHPPPVELAGLPAVDAIVISHDHYDHLDIDSVTALARSQRAPFVVPLGVGAHLRAWGVPAVRIVELDWNEHAALGDLTVTCTPARHFSGRFFTRNQTLWASWVIAGPEHRVYFGGDSGYTGSFGVIGAEHGPFDMTLLPIGAYNTAWPDVHMNPEEAVRAHLDLNGSASGLLVPIHWGTFRLAPHRWAEPVERLTAAADAAGVSVAVPKPGGRVRPGDDACSPWWRL; encoded by the coding sequence ATGCTGCGCGGAGCGCTTCGACTGGCGGGGGCCACGGCGTCGTTGGCCGTCGGGGGTTGGACGCTTCGTGCGCTGCGCGGCACGCCCGCTGCGCTGGGTGCGGCGCCGAGCGCCATCGACGCGGTGGCCGGCCGGTCGGCCAACTACCGCGACGGGATCTTCCACAATCTGGAACGTGCCGCGGCGGTCAACATGGACCGCGAACAGCAGCTGCTGATGCTGCGCGAACTGTTCGCCGACCGGGTCGCGCGGCGTCCCGCGGAACCGATCCCGCTGGAGACGCCGGAGTTCGGTAGCGAACCGCTGGCGATCACCTGGCTGGGGCACGCGACGGCCCTGGTCGAGATCGACGGCTACCGGGTGCTGACCGATCCGGTGTGGAGCGAGCGTTGCTCCCCGTCGGATGCGGTCGGGCCGCGGCGCCTGCACCCGCCGCCGGTGGAACTCGCCGGACTGCCCGCCGTGGATGCGATCGTCATCAGCCACGACCACTACGACCACCTCGACATCGACAGCGTCACCGCGTTGGCGCGCAGCCAGCGGGCGCCGTTCGTGGTCCCGTTGGGGGTGGGGGCGCACCTGCGCGCCTGGGGGGTGCCGGCGGTGCGAATCGTCGAACTCGACTGGAACGAACACGCCGCGCTGGGGGATCTCACCGTGACGTGCACCCCGGCGCGGCACTTCTCGGGGCGGTTCTTCACCCGCAACCAGACGCTGTGGGCGTCCTGGGTGATCGCCGGGCCCGAGCACCGGGTGTACTTCGGCGGCGACAGCGGATACACCGGCAGCTTCGGGGTGATCGGCGCCGAACACGGACCGTTCGATATGACGCTGCTGCCGATCGGCGCCTACAACACCGCCTGGCCGGACGTCCACATGAATCCCGAGGAGGCGGTGCGGGCGCACCTCGACCTGAACGGCTCGGCGTCGGGCCTGCTGGTGCCGATCCATTGGGGCACCTTCCGGCTGGCGCCACACCGCTGGGCGGAACCGGTGGAACGGTTGACCGCCGCCGCCGACGCCGCCGGGGTGTCGGTGGCGGTGCCCAAACCCGGTGGCCGGGTGCGCCCCGGAGACGACGCGTGCAGTCCCTGGTGGAGACTGTGA
- a CDS encoding SRPBCC family protein, producing MAKLSGSIDVPLPPEEAWAHASDLSRYKEWLTIHRVWRSTLPETLDKGTTLESIVEVKGMLNKVRWTIVNYKPPTGMTLNGDGKGGVKIKLLAKVSPAGDGSKVSFDVHLGGPALFGPIGMLVAAALKSDINESLRRFVTVFAPA from the coding sequence ATGGCCAAGCTCTCCGGATCCATCGACGTCCCCCTGCCTCCCGAGGAGGCTTGGGCGCACGCTTCGGATCTGTCCCGCTACAAAGAGTGGCTGACCATCCACCGGGTGTGGCGCAGCACGCTGCCCGAAACCCTCGACAAGGGCACCACCCTGGAGTCCATCGTCGAGGTCAAGGGCATGCTCAACAAAGTCCGGTGGACGATCGTGAACTACAAGCCGCCCACCGGCATGACGCTCAACGGTGACGGCAAGGGCGGGGTCAAGATCAAGCTGCTCGCCAAGGTCTCCCCGGCCGGCGACGGCTCGAAGGTCAGTTTCGACGTGCACCTGGGCGGGCCTGCGTTGTTCGGGCCGATCGGCATGCTGGTGGCCGCCGCGCTCAAGAGCGACATCAACGAATCACTGCGCAGGTTCGTCACGGTCTTCGCGCCGGCATGA
- a CDS encoding enoyl-CoA hydratase has protein sequence MIGVTRDEAVTTIELQRPERRNALNSQLVTELREAVVDAATHDVRAIVLTGQGTVFCAGADLSGDAFAADYPDRLMALHQSIADVPVPVIGAINGAAIGAGLQLAMVCDLRVVAPEAFFQFPVAKYGLALDNWSIRRLTSLVGYGRARAMMLTAEKLPADTALLTGMANRIGTVADAQAWAHEIAGLAPLALQHAKRVLNDDGAYEEQQPIHKELFDRAWASQDVIEAQVARVEKRAPKFQGA, from the coding sequence ATGATCGGTGTTACCCGCGATGAAGCCGTCACGACTATCGAGCTGCAGCGCCCCGAGCGGCGCAACGCGTTGAACTCTCAGCTCGTCACCGAGCTGCGCGAGGCGGTCGTCGACGCCGCCACCCACGACGTCCGTGCGATCGTGCTGACCGGGCAGGGCACGGTGTTCTGCGCGGGCGCCGACCTGTCCGGGGACGCGTTCGCCGCCGACTACCCCGACCGGCTGATGGCCCTGCACCAGAGCATCGCCGACGTCCCGGTGCCGGTGATCGGCGCCATCAACGGTGCCGCCATCGGCGCGGGCCTGCAGTTGGCGATGGTCTGCGACCTGCGGGTGGTCGCGCCCGAGGCGTTCTTCCAGTTCCCGGTCGCCAAGTACGGCCTGGCGCTGGACAACTGGAGCATCCGCCGGTTGACCTCGCTGGTCGGCTACGGGCGGGCCCGGGCGATGATGCTCACCGCCGAGAAGCTGCCGGCCGATACCGCGCTGCTGACCGGCATGGCCAACCGGATCGGCACCGTCGCCGACGCGCAGGCCTGGGCACACGAGATCGCCGGGCTGGCACCGCTGGCACTGCAGCACGCCAAACGGGTGCTCAACGACGACGGCGCCTACGAGGAGCAGCAGCCCATCCACAAGGAGCTGTTCGACCGGGCGTGGGCCAGCCAGGACGTGATCGAAGCCCAGGTGGCGCGGGTGGAGAAGCGGGCACCGAAGTTCCAGGGCGCCTGA